One Buchnera aphidicola (Panaphis juglandis) DNA segment encodes these proteins:
- the ileS gene encoding isoleucine--tRNA ligase — MMSYKKTLNLPKTKFPMKANLFKKENDILKIWNTDNIYQIIQNKKKKKEKFLLHDGPPYANGKIHIGHAVNKILKDIIIKSQTLSGKNTPYVPFWDCHGLPIENQIEKQFVTIEKNIKKDKFRSLCRKYVNTQFKQQKSDFIRLGVFGDWENSQLTMNPKLEANVIRILGKIIENKYLYQGLKPVHWCTKCQSALAEAEVEYYNQKTESIIVMFKILNHQIINRMFKLPNKNPIYIIIWTTTPWSLPANRAIAVHPELKYQLIQLEKYHIILAKDTVKSVMNKINIQNWKIIQTFYGKNLENIKCMHPFLIFNIPIILSEHVKLDTGTGIVHIAPDHGEDDYIVSKKYNIPLTNIINEKGYYNENICHELKNNTIFNSNEIIIQILKNNKKLLHKNIIEHSYPHCWRHKTPIFYRTTKQWFIKINNSQLKNKAIETIKKIKWIPECSYNYMYNMIKNRPDWCISRQRTWGVPITIFTHKKTGKIHPKTIQIIKKISKLVEDHGSEIWWKINKKEILGDDYKKYHQSRDILDVWFESGCIHHLKLYNTNELKNTSNMYLEGCDQYRGWFMSSLIISEAINKPVPSHTILTHGFIIDNSGKKMSKSIGNVITPDSIINKFGADVLRLWVASTNYTNDITILEDTFKQTSEQYRRIRNTIRFLLSNISDFNLQDNMINFSKMIILDKWILHRTKKIQKKIIELYKNYKFYEIVKILIKFCSIDLGSYYFDIIKDRQYTTQKNSLERRSCQTAMHYILHSLISWITPILPFTTHEIWNHIPNSNNECIFTKKWFNKLNKLPEIEILNYEHWKILFKIKNITNKIIENKIKKQKIENKTKTKIILYAKKELYDIIIILKNELKFFLMVSSACVKEYFLAPKNINNDDSINGLKILITNFIGVKCPRCWNIFNKVKIKNIDHNICNRCNTNVHKNGEKRYFV; from the coding sequence ATAATGTCATATAAAAAAACCTTAAATTTACCAAAAACTAAATTTCCCATGAAAGCCAATTTATTCAAAAAAGAAAATGATATTTTAAAAATATGGAATACGGATAATATTTATCAAATCATACAAAATAAAAAAAAAAAAAAAGAAAAATTTTTATTGCATGATGGACCTCCATACGCAAATGGAAAAATTCACATTGGTCATGCAGTTAATAAAATATTAAAAGACATCATAATAAAATCACAAACATTATCTGGAAAAAATACACCATATGTACCTTTTTGGGACTGTCATGGATTACCTATTGAGAATCAAATTGAAAAACAATTTGTAACAATTGAAAAAAATATTAAAAAAGATAAATTTCGAAGTTTATGTCGTAAATACGTTAATACTCAATTTAAACAACAAAAATCTGACTTTATTAGATTAGGAGTTTTCGGAGACTGGGAAAATTCACAATTAACTATGAATCCAAAACTAGAAGCTAATGTTATTCGTATACTAGGAAAAATTATTGAAAATAAATATTTATATCAAGGATTAAAACCAGTACATTGGTGTACAAAATGCCAATCAGCTTTAGCAGAAGCTGAAGTAGAATACTATAATCAAAAAACAGAATCAATAATAGTCATGTTCAAAATTTTAAATCATCAAATTATTAATAGAATGTTTAAATTACCTAATAAAAATCCAATATACATAATTATCTGGACAACAACTCCATGGAGTCTTCCAGCAAATCGAGCAATTGCAGTACATCCAGAATTAAAATATCAATTGATTCAATTAGAAAAATACCATATTATTTTAGCAAAAGATACAGTAAAAAGTGTCATGAATAAAATTAACATTCAAAACTGGAAAATAATTCAAACATTTTATGGAAAAAATTTAGAAAATATAAAATGTATGCATCCATTTTTAATATTCAATATCCCAATTATACTATCTGAACACGTTAAATTAGATACAGGAACAGGTATTGTTCATATTGCCCCAGATCACGGAGAAGACGACTATATCGTTAGTAAGAAATATAATATTCCATTAACTAATATTATTAACGAAAAAGGATATTATAATGAAAATATATGTCATGAATTAAAAAATAATACAATTTTTAATAGTAATGAGATTATCATTCAAATTTTAAAAAATAATAAAAAGCTATTACATAAAAACATAATTGAACATTCTTATCCACATTGTTGGAGACATAAAACACCAATATTTTATAGAACAACAAAACAATGGTTCATAAAAATAAATAATTCACAATTAAAAAATAAAGCAATAGAAACAATTAAGAAAATTAAATGGATTCCAGAATGTAGTTATAATTATATGTATAATATGATTAAAAATAGACCAGATTGGTGTATTTCTAGACAAAGAACATGGGGTGTACCAATAACTATTTTTACACATAAAAAAACTGGGAAAATACACCCAAAAACAATACAAATAATAAAAAAAATTTCTAAATTAGTAGAAGATCATGGATCAGAAATATGGTGGAAGATCAATAAAAAAGAAATACTAGGAGATGATTATAAAAAATATCATCAATCAAGAGATATCTTAGATGTTTGGTTTGAATCAGGATGCATACATCATTTAAAATTATATAATACAAATGAATTAAAAAATACTTCTAATATGTATTTAGAAGGTTGTGATCAATACCGAGGTTGGTTCATGTCATCATTAATAATTTCTGAAGCTATTAATAAACCTGTTCCATCTCACACTATTTTAACACACGGTTTCATTATTGATAATTCTGGAAAAAAGATGTCAAAATCAATTGGTAATGTTATTACACCTGATTCAATCATCAATAAATTTGGAGCAGATGTATTAAGATTATGGGTGGCATCTACAAATTATACTAATGACATTACTATATTGGAAGATACTTTTAAACAAACATCTGAACAATATCGAAGAATTAGAAACACAATAAGATTTTTATTAAGTAATATTTCTGATTTTAATCTACAGGATAATATGATAAATTTTTCTAAAATGATTATTTTAGATAAATGGATTCTACATCGAACAAAAAAAATACAAAAAAAAATTATAGAATTATATAAAAATTATAAATTTTACGAAATTGTAAAAATACTCATTAAATTCTGTTCCATAGATTTAGGATCATACTATTTTGATATTATTAAAGATAGACAATATACAACACAAAAAAATAGTTTAGAAAGAAGAAGCTGTCAAACAGCAATGCATTACATATTACATTCTTTAATTAGTTGGATAACACCTATTTTACCATTTACAACCCATGAAATATGGAATCATATTCCTAATTCAAATAATGAATGCATTTTTACAAAAAAATGGTTTAATAAATTAAATAAACTTCCTGAAATAGAAATCCTCAACTATGAGCATTGGAAAATACTATTTAAAATAAAAAATATCACCAATAAAATTATTGAAAATAAAATAAAAAAACAAAAAATAGAAAATAAAACAAAAACAAAAATTATACTTTATGCAAAAAAAGAATTATATGATATCATTATTATTTTAAAAAATGAATTAAAATTTTTTTTAATGGTATCTTCGGCATGCGTAAAAGAATATTTTCTTGCCCCAAAAAATATTAATAATGATGATTCAATCAATGGTTTAAAAATATTAATAACAAACTTTATAGGTGTAAAATGTCCAAGATGTTGGAATATTTTTAATAAAGTCAAAATCAAAAATATAGATCACAACATTTGCAATCGATGCAACACTAACGTTCATAAAAATGGAGAAAAACGTTATTTTGTATAA
- a CDS encoding glycine--tRNA ligase subunit alpha gives MKTKNNFTCHNIILQLKNFWSKHGCIIIQPIDITVGAGTFHQCTFFQVIGKKFYKTAYLQISRRPTDGRYGENPNRLQQYYQFQVTMKPVPHNIQKLYLQSLQFIDINIENNDIRFIEDNWENPTLGACGLGWEIWLNGMEITQFTYFQKMGSLTCQPTAVEITYGIERTAMHIQKKKNIYDIIWDQNESYCLSYKQLFYKNEIEQSLYNFQHSNIKFLKKLFYEHLSESKRLLSFQKPLLLPAYEHILHATHNFNLLDARQIISNTERTNLILKIRSIVKIIAQYYHKDQSK, from the coding sequence ATGAAAACAAAAAACAATTTTACATGTCATAACATTATTCTACAATTAAAAAATTTTTGGTCAAAACATGGTTGCATTATTATACAACCAATCGATATCACAGTTGGTGCAGGTACATTTCATCAATGCACATTTTTTCAAGTAATAGGAAAAAAATTTTATAAAACTGCTTATTTACAAATATCAAGAAGGCCAACTGACGGAAGATATGGAGAAAATCCAAATCGATTACAACAATACTATCAATTTCAAGTTACCATGAAGCCTGTTCCACATAACATTCAAAAACTATATTTACAATCTTTACAATTTATAGATATTAATATTGAAAATAATGACATCAGATTCATAGAAGACAATTGGGAAAATCCAACATTAGGTGCATGTGGTCTTGGATGGGAAATATGGTTAAATGGTATGGAAATAACGCAATTTACATATTTTCAAAAAATGGGATCATTGACGTGTCAACCAACAGCAGTGGAAATAACATATGGAATAGAAAGAACAGCAATGCATATTCAAAAAAAAAAAAATATATATGATATCATTTGGGATCAAAATGAATCGTATTGTCTATCATATAAACAACTATTTTATAAAAATGAAATCGAACAATCACTATATAATTTTCAACATTCGAACATTAAATTTTTAAAAAAACTATTTTACGAACATTTGTCTGAATCAAAAAGATTATTATCATTTCAAAAACCACTTTTATTACCTGCATACGAACACATCTTGCATGCCACACATAATTTTAACTTATTAGATGCAAGACAAATAATTTCTAATACTGAACGAACAAATCTAATATTAAAAATACGATCTATTGTGAAAATCATTGCTCAATATTATCATAAAGATCAATCAAAATAA
- the rplY gene encoding 50S ribosomal protein L25: MLVIYGEERVKLGKSASRKLRKCDNKIPSVIYGLNKPILYISLDHHAIFNIQLNKRFYVNNIILNVSHREYVVCVKSVQKHPFKNKLIHIDFLYK; the protein is encoded by the coding sequence ATGTTGGTGATATATGGTGAAGAACGTGTGAAATTAGGTAAAAGCGCCAGTAGAAAATTAAGAAAATGTGATAATAAAATACCAAGTGTGATTTATGGGCTTAATAAACCAATATTATACATATCATTAGATCACCATGCTATATTTAATATTCAATTGAATAAAAGATTTTATGTGAATAATATTATTTTAAATGTTTCTCATAGAGAATATGTAGTTTGTGTGAAGTCTGTTCAAAAACATCCTTTTAAAAATAAATTAATACATATTGATTTTTTATATAAATAA
- the rsmA gene encoding 16S rRNA (adenine(1518)-N(6)/adenine(1519)-N(6))-dimethyltransferase RsmA encodes MKKFFLFKYFPQKSLGQHFLHDKKIVKKIVDFIHPNYNDFLVEIGPGLAALTDPICALVKHLSVIEIDMKLLLLLKKFNFYKKLFIYKSNVLNFNFKNLFIKHNKLLRIFGNIPYNISVPLILKLLYCSEFIYDINFMVQKEVANRLTAEPGDKSYGRLSIITQCYYDISIGFNILPESFFPIPKVDSSFIRMVPKIIPLYPLNKISNLEKITFLAFKTRRKILKNNFSKILHKDDFLKLNINSHLRAENLSIKEYCNLSDYLLNHSVK; translated from the coding sequence ATGAAAAAATTTTTTCTTTTTAAATATTTTCCTCAGAAATCTCTTGGTCAACATTTTTTACATGACAAAAAAATAGTAAAAAAAATTGTTGATTTTATCCATCCGAACTATAATGATTTTTTAGTAGAAATTGGTCCTGGTTTAGCTGCATTAACTGATCCGATATGCGCTCTTGTAAAACATTTAAGTGTTATAGAAATAGATATGAAATTATTATTATTATTAAAAAAATTTAATTTTTATAAGAAATTATTCATATATAAATCAAATGTTTTAAATTTTAATTTTAAAAATTTATTTATTAAACACAATAAGTTATTAAGAATATTTGGAAACATACCATACAATATTTCAGTGCCTTTAATATTAAAATTATTGTATTGTTCAGAATTCATATATGATATAAATTTTATGGTTCAAAAAGAAGTAGCAAATCGTTTAACTGCAGAACCTGGAGATAAATCCTATGGAAGATTAAGTATTATTACACAATGTTACTATGATATTAGTATTGGTTTTAATATTTTACCAGAATCTTTTTTTCCGATCCCTAAAGTAGATTCCAGCTTTATTAGAATGGTTCCCAAAATAATTCCACTGTACCCGTTAAATAAAATTAGTAATTTAGAAAAGATAACATTTTTGGCTTTTAAAACACGAAGAAAAATATTAAAAAATAATTTTTCCAAGATATTACATAAAGATGATTTTTTAAAATTAAACATTAATTCTCATTTGCGTGCAGAGAATTTATCGATAAAAGAGTATTGTAATCTTTCTGATTATCTCTTAAATCATTCAGTGAAATAA
- the dnaJ gene encoding molecular chaperone DnaJ, translated as MTKKDYYEMLGISKSSNDREIKKAYKKLAMKYHPDRNQGNKQSEKKFKEIKEAYEILIDPKKRSIYDQHGHSAFDQGGFSNQSSFDQSFSHNSDFGDIFGDVFGDIFGNKKQSQAQRGSDLQYNLELNLESAVKGIRKEISIPTLQSCNSCKGSGSNFGEKPKKCYKCHGHGQIHIRQGFFSVQQTCSNCQGSGEIISNPCFYCKGSGRIQKTKKIIVKIPPGVDNNDKIKLNNEGEAGKNGAPSGDLYIKIIVNNHPIFTRKINDLYCEIPINFCMAALGGNIEVPTIDGKIKITIPSETQSGKTFRIKGRGVNSIRTHKVGDLLCRVIIETPVNLNNQQKQLLRLLESSLNENNIEKNNPKSKKFFDGVKKFFDDLTK; from the coding sequence TTGCTATGAAATATCATCCTGATCGTAATCAAGGAAACAAACAATCTGAAAAAAAATTCAAAGAAATAAAAGAAGCTTATGAAATTTTAATTGATCCAAAAAAAAGATCCATATACGATCAACACGGTCATTCTGCCTTTGATCAAGGCGGTTTTTCAAACCAATCATCTTTTGATCAAAGTTTTTCTCATAACTCAGATTTCGGTGATATTTTTGGAGATGTTTTCGGTGACATATTTGGTAATAAAAAACAATCTCAAGCACAAAGAGGATCAGATTTACAATATAATCTAGAATTAAACCTCGAATCTGCAGTAAAAGGAATTAGAAAAGAAATATCAATCCCTACATTACAATCATGTAATTCATGTAAAGGAAGTGGATCTAATTTTGGAGAAAAACCTAAAAAATGTTATAAATGTCATGGTCATGGTCAAATACATATTAGACAAGGATTTTTTTCAGTACAACAAACATGCTCTAATTGTCAAGGATCAGGTGAAATAATTTCAAATCCATGTTTTTATTGTAAAGGTAGTGGTCGGATACAAAAAACAAAAAAAATCATAGTAAAAATTCCACCTGGAGTTGATAATAATGATAAAATTAAATTAAATAATGAAGGAGAAGCTGGAAAAAATGGTGCTCCATCAGGAGATTTATATATAAAAATAATTGTAAATAATCATCCAATATTTACAAGAAAAATCAACGATTTATACTGTGAAATCCCAATTAATTTTTGTATGGCAGCATTAGGTGGTAATATAGAAGTACCAACCATAGACGGTAAAATTAAAATTACAATACCATCTGAAACACAATCAGGAAAAACCTTTCGTATTAAAGGAAGAGGTGTAAATTCAATTCGTACTCACAAAGTTGGAGATTTATTATGTCGAGTCATTATAGAAACACCAGTAAATTTAAACAACCAACAAAAACAATTATTAAGATTACTAGAAAGTAGTTTGAATGAAAATAATATAGAAAAAAACAACCCGAAATCAAAAAAATTTTTTGATGGAGTAAAAAAATTTTTTGATGATTTAACAAAATAA
- a CDS encoding signal peptidase II: MEKNVILYKKLYIIFTVCAIDFLSKFLVSKYYTLYSYKKIFFIINFFYLKNYGIIFNIFSNSTKIEKLSLIIISFIIITILFQKNIKKKNLSYTLILSGALSNIINKIYCGFIIDFIDIQINMHHIIIFNIADISIIIGSIMIIYN, from the coding sequence ATGGAGAAAAACGTTATTTTGTATAAAAAATTGTACATAATATTTACAGTATGTGCGATAGATTTTTTAAGTAAATTTCTAGTTTCAAAATACTATACTTTATATTCATATAAAAAAATATTTTTTATAATAAATTTTTTTTATTTAAAAAATTATGGAATAATATTTAATATTTTTAGTAATAGCACAAAAATAGAAAAATTATCATTAATTATTATAAGTTTCATTATAATTACTATTCTTTTTCAAAAGAATATAAAAAAAAAAAATCTGAGTTATACTTTAATATTAAGTGGTGCATTAAGTAATATTATTAATAAAATATACTGTGGATTCATAATTGATTTTATAGATATTCAAATCAATATGCATCATATTATTATTTTTAATATTGCAGATATCAGCATTATTATTGGATCAATCATGATAATATATAATTAA
- the dapB gene encoding 4-hydroxy-tetrahydrodipicolinate reductase has translation MKKKIIRIAITGAYGRMGSHLIKNIKKFNNIVLKLLIINNTDQKIINNNNIIISNEIEKHMNQFDVLIDFSTPQSSLRYLKICHKNNKNIVIGTTGFKKKELYQIKKYSNDIGIILSSNFSMGINIIAQILKSSAQLFDDSYDIEILEEHHNKKLDSPSGTALTLGKIIAKNKKWDFNSCQEYRKNQLNQARQKKKIGFSIIRGGNIVGNHKIMFINSGEKITISHQAYNRDTFSIGAIKSAIWLIKKKSGLFNMMDVINDIELDHKNNDES, from the coding sequence ATGAAAAAAAAAATAATACGCATTGCAATTACTGGAGCCTATGGACGCATGGGATCACATTTAATAAAAAATATTAAAAAGTTTAATAACATAGTATTAAAACTTTTAATAATTAACAATACAGATCAAAAAATTATCAACAATAATAACATAATTATATCAAATGAAATAGAAAAACATATGAATCAATTTGATGTACTAATAGATTTCAGTACACCACAATCATCTTTAAGATATCTAAAAATTTGCCATAAAAATAATAAAAATATTGTTATTGGAACCACAGGTTTCAAAAAAAAAGAATTATATCAAATTAAAAAATATTCTAATGATATTGGAATTATACTTTCTTCTAATTTTAGTATGGGAATTAATATCATTGCTCAGATATTAAAATCTTCTGCGCAACTTTTTGATGATTCATATGATATTGAAATTTTAGAAGAGCATCATAATAAAAAACTAGATTCACCATCAGGAACAGCATTAACATTAGGAAAAATTATTGCTAAAAATAAGAAATGGGATTTTAATTCTTGTCAAGAGTACAGAAAAAACCAATTAAATCAAGCTCGTCAAAAAAAAAAAATTGGATTTTCCATAATACGTGGAGGTAATATTGTTGGAAATCATAAAATCATGTTCATTAACTCTGGAGAAAAAATCACAATTTCTCATCAAGCATATAATAGAGATACATTTTCAATTGGAGCAATAAAATCTGCAATCTGGTTAATAAAAAAAAAATCAGGATTATTCAATATGATGGACGTTATAAACGATATTGAATTAGATCATAAAAACAATGATGAATCATAA
- a CDS encoding glutamine amidotransferase-related protein — translation MQITQQSLFDDTIQDIKITNTNFFGFQRHPEASPGPQDEKIFFINL, via the coding sequence ATTCAAATTACACAACAATCTTTATTTGATGATACAATCCAAGATATTAAAATTACAAATACCAATTTTTTTGGTTTTCAAAGACATCCGGAAGCTAGTCCTGGACCTCAAGATGAAAAAATTTTTTTCATAAATTTATAA
- a CDS encoding carbamoyl-phosphate synthase domain-containing protein → MKEDACLTLEDGSFFKETAIGLHGTTFSEVVFNTSMTDYQKIITDTSYKNQIITFTYPNIGNTGINNHDNESRSIKIQGIIIKNLSLIYSNYKNTTSFEQYLKDNNIVGIANIDTRKLTHTLRIKGN, encoded by the coding sequence TTGAAAGAAGATGCATGTTTAACTTTAGAAGATGGAAGTTTCTTTAAAGAAACAGCAATTGGATTGCATGGAACTACTTTTAGTGAAGTAGTATTTAATACTTCTATGACCGATTACCAAAAGATAATAACTGATACTTCATATAAAAATCAAATTATTACATTCACATATCCAAATATTGGTAATACAGGAATCAATAACCACGATAACGAATCTCGTAGTATCAAAATTCAAGGTATCATTATAAAAAACTTATCATTAATATATAGTAATTATAAAAATACAACTAGTTTCGAACAGTATTTAAAAGATAATAATATTGTTGGAATTGCAAATATTGATACAAGGAAACTTACACATACCTTGAGAATAAAAGGTAATTAA
- the rpsT gene encoding 30S ribosomal protein S20, translating to MSNIKSSKKHAIKSQKLRMINASRKTMIRTLIKKVNSAIFIKDKVLSQQLWVQLQSILDKFSRKGLIHKNKAARYKSKFYFKIKSLPESY from the coding sequence ATGTCTAATATTAAATCATCAAAAAAACATGCAATTAAGTCACAAAAATTAAGAATGATTAATGCTAGTAGAAAAACTATGATACGAACATTAATTAAAAAAGTAAATTCTGCAATTTTTATTAAAGACAAAGTTTTATCGCAACAACTTTGGGTTCAATTACAATCAATTTTAGACAAATTTTCTAGAAAAGGTTTAATACATAAAAATAAAGCAGCACGATATAAATCTAAATTTTATTTTAAAATTAAAAGTTTACCCGAATCGTATTAA
- a CDS encoding DedA family protein → MKHWLSILMIHFTSHPLILVMIITFLESLAMIGLFLPGIVLMSTIGTLIGKGQISFFTSWITSIIACSIGDYISYYIGWKFKKIIYRIKIFKKNIHLFHKIQYTLNKYSTFTILFGKFIGPTRPLIPMMSGMLQIPIKKFIFPSFMGCTIWPILYFMPGIITGMMIKDPHYTKKLFSHHFLISLIIFIIILLIYIFWKYKKYLIKKINNH, encoded by the coding sequence ATGAAACATTGGCTATCTATTTTAATGATACATTTTACATCACATCCATTAATATTAGTAATGATCATTACATTTTTAGAATCATTAGCAATGATTGGATTATTTCTTCCTGGAATTGTATTAATGTCAACAATAGGTACATTAATTGGAAAAGGACAAATATCCTTTTTTACATCTTGGATTACCAGTATTATAGCATGTTCCATAGGAGATTATATATCGTATTATATTGGTTGGAAATTTAAAAAAATAATATATCGGATTAAAATTTTTAAAAAAAATATTCATTTATTTCATAAAATCCAGTATACATTAAATAAATACAGCACTTTTACCATATTATTCGGAAAATTTATTGGACCTACTAGACCCCTAATACCGATGATGTCAGGAATGTTGCAAATACCAATAAAAAAATTTATTTTCCCAAGTTTCATGGGATGCACAATATGGCCAATATTATATTTTATGCCTGGTATAATAACAGGAATGATGATAAAAGATCCTCATTATACTAAAAAATTATTTTCACATCATTTTTTAATATCATTAATAATTTTTATAATAATATTATTAATATATATTTTTTGGAAATATAAAAAATACCTAATAAAAAAAATAAATAATCATTAA
- a CDS encoding ATP-grasp domain-containing protein — MDKPPLKLDKKLKKFNIPIIGTNSKTIDITEDRNQFQKIVSLLKLKKPDSTSITTTKDELEKSKIIQYPIMVRPSYVSDGQSMKIIYYENDLNEYFHNTCIPSINNPILIDKYLENSIEIDVDLVCNMKHVLIGGIMEHIEPAGIQSGNSSCTLPTYTINNKIKENIKNQTIKLALTLCIKGLMNVQIAIQNQNIYIIEINPRASRTIPFISKITSIPLAKIAAKVMIGKSLKQQKFHDIKIKLSHFFVKESILPFNKFLGIDPILGPEMRSTGEVMGIGKTFYSTFSKKFLVRK, encoded by the coding sequence GTGGACAAACCCCCTCTAAAATTAGATAAAAAATTAAAAAAATTTAATATACCCATAATAGGAACAAATTCAAAAACTATTGACATTACTGAAGATCGAAATCAATTTCAAAAAATTGTATCATTATTAAAACTTAAAAAACCTGATAGTACTTCCATTACAACAACAAAAGATGAATTGGAAAAATCAAAAATCATTCAGTATCCGATTATGGTAAGACCATCATATGTTTCAGATGGACAAAGTATGAAAATTATATATTATGAAAATGATTTAAATGAATATTTTCATAATACATGCATACCATCTATAAATAACCCAATATTAATCGACAAATATTTAGAAAATTCAATAGAAATTGATGTAGATCTTGTTTGTAATATGAAACATGTTTTAATTGGTGGGATTATGGAACATATAGAACCAGCAGGAATTCAATCTGGTAATTCATCTTGTACATTACCTACATATACAATAAATAATAAAATTAAAGAAAATATCAAGAATCAAACTATAAAATTAGCACTAACTTTATGCATAAAGGGTTTAATGAATGTTCAAATTGCAATTCAAAACCAAAATATATACATTATTGAAATAAACCCTAGAGCATCACGAACAATACCTTTTATATCAAAAATCACTAGTATACCATTAGCAAAAATTGCAGCTAAAGTAATGATTGGAAAATCTTTAAAACAACAAAAATTTCATGATATAAAAATAAAATTATCACACTTCTTTGTAAAAGAATCTATATTACCATTTAATAAATTTTTAGGTATTGATCCAATATTAGGTCCAGAAATGCGTTCAACAGGAGAAGTAATGGGTATTGGAAAAACATTTTATTCAACTTTTTCAAAAAAATTTTTAGTTCGCAAATAA